The Elaeis guineensis isolate ETL-2024a chromosome 13, EG11, whole genome shotgun sequence genome includes a region encoding these proteins:
- the LOC140853155 gene encoding uncharacterized protein, whose product MDRTLLHAATSGDVDALKRVAERGANLLDGKTPFGNTALHIAVTFKRQQFIEDICVRRPALLGRRNVNGETPLHLAEILGSHEAVVFFLEHAGPLDVEPAAAPDVEPVAAPDVELAVAPPTGVQALLRAVDRYGNNTLHVALLNGHVGVAKKLVSADPGLAAHINQNDESPLYLAAMRGFLEIVQLLLVCVPCDHRGPRGQTAMHAAVSGGHQGSGFLYPQRSKTSS is encoded by the coding sequence ATGGATCGAACATTGCTGCACGCGGCAACGTCCGGTGATGTTGATGCCCTCAAGAGGGTAGCGGAGCGTGGCGCCAACCTACTCGATGGCAAAACTCCTTTCGGCAACACGGCGCTTCACATCGCCGTCACGTTCAAGCGGCAGCAATTCATCGAGGATATCTGCGTGCGGAGACCGGCGCTCCTCGGAAGGCGAAACGTGAATGGCGAGACCCCACTCCACCTTGCTGAGATCTTGGGGAGCCACGAAGCGGTCGTCTTCTTCCTGGAGCATGCAGGGCCGCTCGATGTGGAGCCCGCGGCTGCGCCCGATGTGGAGCCCGTGGCGGCGCCCGATGTGGAGCTCGCGGTGGCGCCACCGACGGGGGTGCAGGCGCTGCTCAGGGCGGTGGACCGGTATGGCAACAACACCCTGCACGTGGCCCTGCTCAACGGGCACGTCGGGGTGGCCAAGAAGCTGGTGTCGGCGGACCCCGGGCTGGCCGCCCACATCAACCAAAACGATGAGTCTCCTCTCTATCTGGCCGCGATGAGGGGATTTTTGGAAATCGTGCAGCTCCTTCTGGTTTGCGTTCCGTGCGACCATAGAGGGCCGCGCGGCCAAACCGCCATGCACGCTGCTGTTAGTGGAGGGCATCAAGGTAGCGGATTTCTGTATCCCCAGAGATCTAAAACCTCctct